The proteins below come from a single Acidobacteriota bacterium genomic window:
- a CDS encoding type VI secretion system tube protein Hcp — protein MTIREHILLSLPGIKGEFYAGEYIQWIEVAAFEHNIPGLPKPLALLSGAQPGRPTGAFTYPAASRPFEMGSNWTGVALAKMIDKSTPQLMYEVKQGRTGFPSMKLNLCSLESWGDVKLLISLDFEEIQIVHREIIKPGSGDRSGMLKDLDPNKDIEIIYLQPTKVQWRTGDGR, from the coding sequence ATGACAATACGGGAGCATATTCTGCTCAGCCTGCCGGGGATCAAGGGGGAGTTCTACGCCGGGGAGTACATCCAGTGGATTGAGGTCGCCGCATTCGAGCATAACATCCCAGGCTTGCCCAAGCCCCTGGCGCTGCTCAGCGGCGCCCAGCCCGGCCGGCCCACAGGCGCCTTCACCTATCCGGCGGCGAGCCGCCCCTTCGAGATGGGGAGCAACTGGACCGGCGTGGCTCTGGCAAAGATGATTGATAAATCTACGCCCCAACTCATGTACGAAGTCAAGCAAGGGAGGACCGGCTTCCCATCGATGAAGCTTAATCTGTGCAGCCTTGAGTCGTGGGGAGATGTGAAGCTGCTCATATCCCTGGACTTCGAGGAGATCCAGATCGTCCACCGCGAGATCATCAAGCCGGGCTCCGGTGACCGCTCGGGGATGCTGAAGGACTTAGACCCGAACAAGGACATTGAGATCATCTACCTGCAACCGACCAAGGTGCAGTGGAGAACCGGAGACGGGCGGTAA